The region actccttgtatatagcctcattatagttttttttattgtgttactatttcctttttttgttttatttgctcatcttttcttactttttaactctacgTTGTTGGGAATGGGCTCATACGTAAGCaattcacggtaaagtctacacctgttgtatttggtgcatgtgacaaaaatgtatttgatttcaTTATACTTTCATTGCATAGCTTCAGTGTGAGTTACATACCCCATACATGAATTGGAATCTGAATGAGAATATGATGTAAAACCTGTATGTCCTCGGTGACGTTGTAGTGGGCGGAGACAAGCTGCAGAGAAATCCTATACGGACATAAGTAAACAAACTGCCACTGTTTGCAGCACTCTTTCTGTCGGTTATTGTGAGACCTTGGGATGAATCCAAGTGTGTTATAAAGAACTTTTATCTTTTGAAACAGTTGTTGGTGTTCAGGTAGTTGAACTCATTCCAATGCTCTCTCAGAAAGAGCTGTTGCTTGACGGGTCGCCAAGTATAGCACTGCTGTTTTTGGCAGCCCCGGGCTCTCCCCTCTTGACTACAGCTGCTGCCTCTAGTAGAATAGGAGAGGCAGAGATAATGTTGCATTTCTCAGGGCTACCACATGGGGGCACACTACTGTTGGATGGCTGAATGTGTATTGAACGTAGAGGATATTCTGCACTGTACTGTATTGCATTAACTTTCCTTGATGCaccttcctctgttcctctccagCGTGTGTACTACCTGTCCCTGGAGTTCTACATGGGGCGTACACTGCAGAATACCATGGTGAACCTGGCACTGGAGAATGCCTGTGATGAGGCCACCTATCAGGTGACTGACGGATAGGCCTTAGGGCCATAGGACCCTTCTGGACCATAACAGTGTCCCATCATAGTTACCTCAACCTTGTACATTGTCTGTGACATACACTGTGGAGGGTATGAAACTGGCACATTGAACATTAATGACACTGACAATGAGTGCTTTTTTTTCACACTCCATGTAAGATTCAAGAATACTTTCTGATGTAAGAATTTCAGGTACATGGCCCTACTCTGAGATTGAACACTGCCCCATCCCCTTGTATTCAGATGCTAAAGCTTGACCTATTACACTAATGTACCTCCCATCCTCCTAATATGTATAATGGCTAATAAAGTACTATAAATCTTCACAATGTATCTTCGTCTTCAACAGTTGGGTCTGGACATGGAGGAGCTGCAGGACATTGAGGAGGATGCCGGCCTGGGAAATGGTGGTCTTGGACGGCTCGCTGGTGAGTTTCTCCTCCTACTCCTCGACTAATCTACCTCACTGGTTCTTCCCTGCACAAATAGTGTAGCCAATGACAGTGATGCTCAGGCAGTGGTCAGGACAACCCtcacctcatctctccctcccctccccacctgtGCTCTCAGCCTGCTTCCTAGATTCCATGGCGTCTCTCGGGCTGGCAGCTTACGGCTACGGCATCCGCTATGAGTTTGGCATCTTCAACCAGAAAATAGTCAATGGCTGGCAGGTAGTTTGACTGACTGGCAAAGTTGACAATATTTATGTACATGTCTGTGAGTGTATATGGTACTTTTCAGTGCTTGTTGGAGTCATGCGCTTTAGATGGTCCACTTATTTGATGAATCATTCCTCACGTTTTCACATTTTTGTAATCTACTCATAGTAGATTCATGATGCTGTATAATCAGAATAATCAACTCATAGTTCATTGTAGTGGCTGACATCTCTTCACAGGTGGAGGAGGCTGATGATTGGCTGCGCTACGGCAACCCCTGGGAGAAGGCCCGCCCTGAGTACATGCGACCCGTCCACTTCTATGGCAGAGTGGAGCACACCCCCGAAGGGGTGAAATGGGTTGACACACAGGTGAGAGGCCACATTGAAAGGATACAACATAGAAATAGTCATTATTGCCGACGTAACTGAACATTACATGACCCTGCTATGTTGACAGGTAGTGTTGGCCCTTCCTTATGACACCCCGGTCCCTGGCTACAGGAACAACGTTGTGAACACCATGAGACTATGGTCCGCCAAGGCCCCGTGTGATTTCAACCTGAAAGACTGTGAGTTACTTCTCGACTGTTTGGGCTTGTCTGGTTTACTGCTTAAACCTGCTGATTCAATGATGCATTACTTAACATCTTTACAACCTTTGTAATATTATTGTCAGTCATCTAATTCACCAGTCAGATTGTCAGGAGTGGAGCTGGAAAACAGTATAGTGCAAGGCATTTTAAATGTATGATGTGACCAGACGTTTTTCTTCCGTTCTACAGTCAATGTTGGTGGCTACATTCAGGCTGTGCTGGACAGGAACTTGGCTGAGAACATCTCCCGTGTCCTCTACCCTAATGACAACGTGAGTAGAACCCAGTGTTTATGTAACCTTTAATTACCCAGCCATCAATGCGCTGTTATGAGGAATTCATAATAAACAAGTGTGATGGACTGTGGATCTGTGTTTGACCCTAGTTCTTCGAGGGCAAGGAGCTTCGTCTGAAGCAGGAGTACTTTGTGGTGGCGGCCACTCTGCAGGACATTGTCCGTCGCTTCAAGTCCTCAAAGTTTGGCTCCACCGAGGTTGTGCGCGTGGAcctgtccaccctacctgacaaGGTAAGCTAGATACAATAGATATCCTTAGCGTCCTAGACTATGTTGTAACCAGACGATATGTATCAAAGCACCATATACTCTCCAAATGTCTTTGTTCATTGACCACTCTACGGTACTATGCCAAAGACACAATGGCGGAGTGTGAGACTATATGCAAAAGTGTTCTTCCCTAACTGCATCGTATCTATTGTGCTGACGTCCTCTCTCTTGCCTATATTGTAGGTGGCCATCCAGCTGAACGACACCCACCCTGCCATGGCCATCCCTGAGCTGATGAGGATCCTGTTGGACACGGAGCACCAGACATGGGAGAAGGTATAGTGCTGGTCCCCCTGCTAAAGCAAAAGTGTTGCACAAAAAATAGAAGTGTAAAGAATACTCACCACAAAAAGGGGAATGCTCCCAGAGATCTTTATATAAtcacgagatgctcatgtctctgccctaacaacgggagtcgttgtcccaaaggcgggaaggcaggtcACAAGCTTAGGTCTAAAataagccaatagaaacacattgggcttattttggacagattttggcaagagtgaaacctctcgcttaGCCTCTTCCTCTCCGATGCCCCTAAATTGATTGACCAAACATTCACTAAGACAATTTCCTTCTACATGCATCTTTGTGTTTTCCCCCTCTCTCAGGCCTGGGACATCGTTACGCGTACCTGTGCCTACACCAACCATACAGTTCTGCCTGAGGCCCTGGAGCGCTGGCCCATCGACCTGTTCCAAAACCTTCTGCCCAGACACTTGGAGATCATCTTCGAGATCAACCGACGCCacctggaggtagagagaggaagagggcaggagggaggggggtggagtgggagaaagaaagaaagagacagtgagagagatatCCAAATGTTCACTCCATATTACAGTGTGGGTCAAATAATAAAGGCATGGATCTTAAAACCACCAGACTGTACAATTTTAGCCGTCTTATTCCATGATTTTGCAGTCTCTGACAAAATGTCCACATCATGGGCAAATTCTTAGGTCGTAAACGATTGTCGGACATCTTGGCtcattcagtgtgacagggtctaggtctgACGATTAAGTACCATTACGTGTGATTGTAGGCTCCAACAAAGTTCTCTCAGTGTCTGAAATGTTGAGCCTTTATCATGTGGTGTGGCCGATGTTACGAGCCGATCCTGGTGACTGACCTCAGCCACAAGGCACCTGACAATTAttgtgaatagtcagattaatataagtTTGTTTTAAACGTTTTCATGCTTTGAAAGAAGAATGATTTCCCTTATAATCTTTTTTATGTgatacatctgaaatcaggctacctggtgGGATTTTGATAAGTGTACAAAATCAgcaatcaaaataaatgttcagcGACCATGTTCTTTAGGGGAAGCCTATTTAAGTTCGGACACCAAAAGAATGCAGGcccctgctcgtcgaacatctcattcgaaagtcatgggcattaatatggagttggtcccccctttgctgctataacagcctccactcttctgggaaggctttccactagacgttggaacattgttgcagacacttgcttccactcagccacaggagcattagtgaggttgggaactgatgttgggcgatgaggcctggctcacagtcagaaTTCCCGAATCCTCAGAAAGGTGTTCATTGAGGTTGAGGtcaagggctctgtgcaggcctgtcaagttcttccacaccgatctcgacaaaccatttctgtaggaACCTCacgttgtgcacgggggcattgtcatgctgaaacaggaaagggccttccccaaactgttaccacaaatttagaagcacagaatcgtctagaaggtcattcattgtatgctgtagcgttaagatttcccttcactggaactaagaggcctagcccgaaccatgaaaaacagccccagaccattattcctccttcaccaaactttacagttggcactatgcattcggacaggtagcgttttcctggcatccgccaaacccagatttctccatcggactgccagctgggtaagcgtgattcatcactccagagaatgtgtttctactgctccagagttcaatggcggcgagctttacaccactccagccgacgcctgacattgcgcatggtgatcttaggcttgtgtgtggctgctcggccatggaaacccatttcatgaagctcccgaccgaactgttcttgtgctgacgttgcttccagaggcagtttggaactcagtagtgagtgttacaacggAGAACAAATGTTTTTTACattctacacgcttcagcactcggcggtcccattctgtgagctagacatttccactttacaataaaagcacttacagttgaccggggcagctctagcagggcagaaatctgacaaactgacttattggaaaggtggcatggtatgacggtgccacgttgaaagtcactaagctcttcggtaagggccattctactgccaatgtttgtctatggagattgcatgtcgtTGTGcttaattttatacacctgtcagcaacgggtgtgggtgaaatagccaaatccactaatttgtagGGGCGTCTACATACTTATAGTGCAtatttgtatgtgaaaactagtTCTAAAATGCATACTTTAAGTTGttccgaactcacttcactcgcACATAAGCATAGAGTGAGGCTTGTGCCGCTGGTGCTGGCACATGTGCAGATCAAATAAACCATTGCAGTTGACGTAGCCTATGTCAATTGATGTAGCCTCGCAAGCCAATCACAGAATGTGATGACAGAACTGGAGCAGATTGTACAATCTGTCCAGGTTGACATCAAGATCTAATTTGGGAACACCACACAGTGTGACGTGATGAAAGACTGAATCCGACGTACCGTCTGCAGAACCTTTTAGAGGGATTAAGAGTTAGATACAGTCCAAACCATTGCCTCAACCTTTATGTGCTAGCATCTCACTAACGTGATCAAAACAGGAAGGGCCGTACAACTACTATAAAATCCTttgtccctcctccctcagcgCATTGCTAACCTTTACCCTGGGGACCATGACCGTCTGCGCCGCATGTCCCTGGTGGAGGAGGGCGACCAGAAGAAGATCAACATGGCCCACCTGTGCATCGTGGGCTCCCACGCCGTCAACGGAGTGGCCCGCATCCACTCGGACATCATCAAGGCCACTCTgtacaaaaaaaacattgttttattTTGGCGTTAGCTATACTGTACTTTGCTATCCCATTGGTCAATGAGATGTAGAGGGGCATTTGATAATTTGCTCATTGTGTCCACAGGTTCAAGGACTTCTACGAGGTGGACCCCCACAAGTTCCAGAACAAGACCAATGGCATCACACCCCGACGCTGGCTGGTCATGTGCAATCCTGGACTGGCTGAAGTCATTGCAGAGGTATGTGGTGGAGTATACAGCTAAAGTGAAGTAAGAGTGGCTTTGACAGTAGTGTTTGATAGAATTATTCTAAACATGGGTATTTCTGAATGTTTGAATGTGCAGAGGATTGGTGAGGATTACATCCGCGATCTGGACCAACTGAAGAATTTGCTGGAGTTTGTGGATGACGACTCTTTGATTCGGGACATCGCCAAGATCAAACAGGTCAGAACACAACAGTCTCTTTTCATATGTTGTCATTGTCATTTCAGTCAACGTCTCAGTCTGAGACAATGACTATCACTCCTCCTAACACCTGTTTCTATCTGTAGGAGAACAAGCTTAAGTTTTCTGCCTATCTCGAGGAGCACTACAAGGTGAAGATCAACCCCAACTCCATGTTTGACGTTCAAGTCAAGAGGATCCACGAGTACAAGAGGCAGCTGCTTAACTGCCTGCACATCATCACTCTCTACAACCGTGAGTGGTACTCCGTTCTTTCACAGCTCTAGTGAGAGACATTATTCAGTAAACCAAGTTAGCCTGTCTTCTTTTTCAATCAGGCATCAAGAAGGAGCCCAACAAGAATTGGACCCCCAGGACTATCATGATTGGAGGAAAGGTGAGTAGCAATTCAAGTTGGATTACATAACAAGGATACACAGTGTATTGTAAAAGTCTTAGTCATAGATATATTTTGTTAGCCTGTCTTACATCTGTTTgagctgtcttgccaactcctatggagACAACGACTATAGTTtttaagacagcacaaacagatctgggaccaggctaatctTTTGAGCTACCCTGTATGAGATTTTGGCATCCATGTGCTTCCATATGTTTTTCTCAATTTTTCCCAGGCTGCCCCTGGTTACCACACTGCTAAGCTGATCATCAGGCTGATCACGGCCATTGGAGATATTGTCAACCACGACGAGGTGGTGGGCGACCGCCTCAAAGTCATCTTCCTGGAGAACTACAAGGTTACTCTGGCCGAGAAAAGTAAAAAAGTCACATACTTGTTGGTTTCTTTCTTTATGCTCCCATAGGAGCTAAGTAACCCTCCATGTCTTCCTTCTTCGTTTCAGACTTCGCGCTAGCTAGCGCCGCCAAAttttgttaacttctatgggctacatgggacgctagcgtcccacctgtgggacacagccagtgaaatatcagggtggcaaattcaaaacaacaaaatctcataattcaaatttctcaaacatacaactattttacaccattttaacctcttacatctagatgttccgctagcggaacacagctccaatatccaatgatagggcgtggcgcaaattacaaactcctcaaaaatcccaaaacttccatttttcaaacatatgattatttaacaccattttaaagacaagactctcctttatctaaccacattgtccgatttcaaaaaggctttacaacaaaagcaaaacattagattatgtcaggagagtacccagccagaaataatcagacacccatttttcaagctagcatataaagtcaaaaaatgttatatttacgttcgtagaaacatgtcaaacgttgtatagcatcaatctttagggcctttttaacataaaacttcaataatattccaaccggacgattccaatgtcttgaaaaacgttatggaacacagctacctcatcacgttaATGCGCGCCaatgagctcatgtcattttctgagtcaccaacttcccggccttcttgttcgctctctgttcactgcaaaagcctgaaacaaggttctaaagactgttgacatctagtggaagccttaggaagtgcataatgaaccctaagtcactgtgtgttagatacgcaatgacttgaaaagactacaagcatcagatttcccacttcctggttggatttttctcaggtttttgcctgccatatgagttctcttatactcacagacatcattcaaacagttttagaaacttcagagtgttttctatccaaatctactaataatatgcaaatatttgactctgggcccgagtattggcagtttactctgggcacgcttttcatccgaaaacgaaaaaatactgccccctataccttaaagtTAAAGGTTCTAAGACACATCTTTCTCTGCCTGGTCTCATCTCTCTATTTCTGTTTATCCCTGTCCCGCTCTCTTCCcccacatctctctttctctctctacccagtcATCCCTGCGTCCGATCTATCTGAGCAAATCTCCACAGCTGGCACAGAGGCATCTGGAACTGGCAACATGAAGTTCATGCTGAACGGAGCGCTCACCATCGGCACAATGGACGGAGCCAATGTAGAGATGGCTGAGGAGGCTGGGGAGGAGAACCTCTTCATCTTTGGTATGAGGGTGGATGACGTGGACGCCATGGACAAGAGCGGGTAAGACAGTGGAGGGTGtgagtgggtggatggatggatggacaaagAGGTTCTGGTTAGTGATGGTGGAGAAGACAAAAAGATTGGCATTGGATGATAGCTATGGAGAGAACTTTTGGATGACATGGAAGGATGCTTACttggtaaagtttggtggagaagccAA is a window of Salmo salar chromosome ssa18, Ssal_v3.1, whole genome shotgun sequence DNA encoding:
- the LOC106577533 gene encoding glycogen phosphorylase, muscle form produces the protein MPKPLTDQEKRKQISVRGLAGVENVSDLKTNFNRHLHFTLVKDRNVATKRDYYFALANTVRDHLVGRWIRTQQHYYEKDPKRVYYLSLEFYMGRTLQNTMVNLALENACDEATYQLGLDMEELQDIEEDAGLGNGGLGRLAACFLDSMASLGLAAYGYGIRYEFGIFNQKIVNGWQVEEADDWLRYGNPWEKARPEYMRPVHFYGRVEHTPEGVKWVDTQVVLALPYDTPVPGYRNNVVNTMRLWSAKAPCDFNLKDFNVGGYIQAVLDRNLAENISRVLYPNDNFFEGKELRLKQEYFVVAATLQDIVRRFKSSKFGSTEVVRVDLSTLPDKVAIQLNDTHPAMAIPELMRILLDTEHQTWEKAWDIVTRTCAYTNHTVLPEALERWPIDLFQNLLPRHLEIIFEINRRHLERIANLYPGDHDRLRRMSLVEEGDQKKINMAHLCIVGSHAVNGVARIHSDIIKATLFKDFYEVDPHKFQNKTNGITPRRWLVMCNPGLAEVIAERIGEDYIRDLDQLKNLLEFVDDDSLIRDIAKIKQENKLKFSAYLEEHYKVKINPNSMFDVQVKRIHEYKRQLLNCLHIITLYNRIKKEPNKNWTPRTIMIGGKAAPGYHTAKLIIRLITAIGDIVNHDEVVGDRLKVIFLENYKVTLAEKIIPASDLSEQISTAGTEASGTGNMKFMLNGALTIGTMDGANVEMAEEAGEENLFIFGMRVDDVDAMDKSGYDAMEYYNRIPELKQAMDQIAGGYFSPDQHDLFKDIVNMLLHHDRFKVFADYEAYIKCQDKVSALYKNPKEWTKMVIHNIAGCGKFSSDRTISQYAREIWGMEPSLERIPAPDDPRQ